A stretch of Lathyrus oleraceus cultivar Zhongwan6 chromosome 6, CAAS_Psat_ZW6_1.0, whole genome shotgun sequence DNA encodes these proteins:
- the LOC127093850 gene encoding glucose-1-phosphate adenylyltransferase large subunit 1 — protein sequence MLPRNPIARDTAELPSSSSPSSSAKTRPSSRKHKPSKENDPPSNHNIIVPYSPSHVKSKSPLPPRPPSSNPLKRKLALDTIAAENSLPATTDSGVKVIVRMRIRIRILAGDHLYRMDYMDLVQSHIDRNADITVSCAAVGDSRASDFGLVKVDSRGRIIQFSEKPKGADLKAMQVDTSLFGLSPQDAIASPFIASMGVYVFKTDVLLKLLKWRYPTSNDFGSEIIPASVKEYNVQAFFFGDYWEDIGTIRSFYDANMALTEESPMFKFYDPKTPIFTSPRFLPPTKIDKCRIVDAIISHGCFLRECSVQHSIVGERSRLDYGVELKDTIMMGADYYQTESEIASELAEGKVPIGIGRNNKTRKCIIDKNARIGKDVIIMNKDGVQEADRPRDGFYIRSGITIVMEKATIEDGTII from the exons ATGCTTCCAAGAAACCCAATAGCGAGGGACACAGCAGAGCTTCCATCTTCATCAAGCCCTAGCAGCTCCGCCAAAACCAGACCCTCTTCTCGCAAACACAAACCCTCCAAAGAAAACGATCCTCCTTCAAATCACAACATCATCGTCCCTTACTCCCCCTCCCATGTCAAATCCAAGAGTCCGTTACCACCAAGACCTCCTTCTTCCAACCCTCTCAAACGCAAACTTGCTCTCGACACCATCGCCGCCGAAAATTCACTCCCGGCAACTACCGATTCCGGCGTTAAG GTTATTGTGAGGATGAG GATAAGGATAAGGATCTTGGCTGGAGATCATCTATACAGAATGGATTACATGGATCTTGTGCAG AGTCACATTGACAGAAATGCGGATATTACAGTATCATGCGCTGCTGTTGGTGACAG CCGCGCATCAGACTTTGGATTAGTCAAAGTAGATAGCAGAGGTCGCATCATCCAATTTTCAGAAAAACCTAAGGGAGCTGATCTTAAAGCAATG CAAGTAGATACCTCTCTTTTTGGATTGTCACCTCAAGATGCAATAGCTTCGCCATTTATTGCATCTATGGGGGTTTACGTATTCAAGACCGATGTTTTACTCAAGCTTCTGAAATGGAGGTATCCCACATCCAATGACTTTGGATCTGAAATCATTCCAGCATCAGTGAAGGAATACAATGTCCAA GCGTTCTTTTTCGGAGACTATTGGGAAGACATTGGAACAATACGATCATTTTACGATGCTAACATGGCTCTTACCGAAGAG AGCCCAATGTTCAAATTTTATGATCCCAAGACACCTATTTTCACATCTCCAAGATTCTTACCACCAACGAAGATTGATAAATGCAGG ATTGTGGATGCAAtaatctcacatggctgtttCCTGAGAGAATGTAGTGTGCAACACTCCATTGTGGGTGAACGTTCGCGTTTGGATTATGGCGTTGAGCTCAAG GACACTATAATGATGGGAGCAGACTATTACCAAACCGAATCTGAAATTGCTTCTGAGCTAGCAGAGGGAAAGGTTCCGATTGGGATTGGAAGGAACAACAAAACCAG GAAGTGTATAATAGACAAGAATGCTAGGATTGGGAAAGATGTCATCATCATGAACAAAGAT GGTGTTCAAGAAGCAGATAGACCTCGGGATGGTTTTTACATCCGATCAGGAATCACAATCGTGATGGAGAAGGCAACAATAGAGGATGGCACTATCATATGA